The genomic stretch CGGCGTTCGGGGGGCGCCGCCCGACGTTCCTCGCGATGCTCGCCCTCGCGTCGGTCGGGACGGCCGGCCTGGCGGTCGGCGCGAACCTGGTGCTGCAGGGCGTCGCCGCGGTCGCGCTCGGGGTGGCGGTGGGCGTCGCGCAACCGCTCACGATGGCGGCGATGGTGGAAGAGGTCGCGGCCGAGCGGCACGGCTTCGCGCTCGGGACGCGCATCACCGCCAACCGCCTCGCGCAGGTCGTGGCGCCCTTGGCGTTGGGGGCGGCGGCGCAGGCGTTCGGCTACGCCGCGACGTTCCTGCTGACGGCGGGCTTCCTCGCCGCCATGACCGGCGGCCTGGGGCGCCTGCGTCGCTGACGCCGCGCGGCGCGTCAGTCGTCCCGGCGTCCGCCGTAGGCGACGGCGTCGATCGCTTCGTGCCCGTCGTAGTCCAGCAGTTCGTAGAGGCGGGCGCGGGTCTGCATCTCGGGTACGAGGTCGCGTTGGTGCCCGGCCTCGTGCAGGTGGCGGAGGCCCCGCTCGACGGCGCCCATCGCCAGCCGGAGGCTGGTGACGGGGTAGAGGACGAGGTCGTAGCCGAGGTCCGTGAGGGTCTCGAACGCCAGGAGCGGCGAGCGACCGAACTCCGTCATGTTCGCGAGCAAGGGCGCGTCGATCGCCGCGCGCATGCGGGCGAACTCCGCTTCGTCCTGCAGCGCCTCGGGGAAGATCGCGTCGGCGCCGGCCGCGAGGTACGCCCGGGCGCGTTCGATGGCGGCGTCGAGCCCCTCCACCGCGCGCGCGTCGGTGCGCGCGACGAGGACGGTGGTCGGGTCCTGCCGGGCGGCGGCGGCGGCGCGGATCGTGCGTTCCATGGCGGCGGGGTCGACGAGCTCCTTGCCGCCGAGGTGCCCGCAACGTTTCGGGTTGCGTTGGTCCTCGAGGTGCAGCGCGGCGACGCCGCGCCGCTCGA from Trueperaceae bacterium encodes the following:
- the prpB gene encoding methylisocitrate lyase, with translation MIALEPRDPAAVRRGFRAALAGSGPPLRLPGAPTPLVARLVEEIGFDGVYLSGGAFAAELGMPDVGLTTLPELADRAGRLATATSLPLLVDADTGFGEALNVVRTVQELERRGVAALHLEDQRNPKRCGHLGGKELVDPAAMERTIRAAAAARQDPTTVLVARTDARAVEGLDAAIERARAYLAAGADAIFPEALQDEAEFARMRAAIDAPLLANMTEFGRSPLLAFETLTDLGYDLVLYPVTSLRLAMGAVERGLRHLHEAGHQRDLVPEMQTRARLYELLDYDGHEAIDAVAYGGRRDD